The following is a genomic window from Cinclus cinclus chromosome 7, bCinCin1.1, whole genome shotgun sequence.
ttttaataTCCTGGGAAATCTGAGCTATATCCCTTTGAAGGTTTGgtattttaaacaaagtttATGGGATATTGGACCTTAAGATGTGTAGAGCTGGATATACCAAAAAGATAGTATAGCTAATTTGAATTAAGAAATACATGGATTAAGCACTTGAGTGAAGTTTTGCCCAAATCTCCCACAATACCCAAGATATTTTGGTcttaagaacaaagaaaaagcaggatCCACTCAAAAAGCCTGAACTAACTTGAAATGCCACGCGCCCTAAACATTCACAGAAATTTGAAGggtatttggaaatatttggagATTTCCTTTGTGCTCCTCTTGAATGATCTTCAGGAGATCACTTTCAAAGTCACAGGTAATAAAGCCATCTGTCACAACGCTGTCATTAGACCCCCCTTGCGGGTGGATTCTGAGTCATAGGAAGCAGAAAATTGTCTGTACTCATTTCCCAGTGTTGAAACTGGACCCTGCAAAGAGCCAGAGGAGTCAGAGTAGTCTAAAGTGGGATGGCAAACTTTGTTCTCTCATTTGGACTCTCCCAGCATCCACGGCCGAGCTGTCAGGTACTACAGAGCACCCTGAAATTGCCTGTTACATAATGCAAACGATGCCTTTGTTATGTCAGGCATTTCTGAGCATCACTGActcttccagcagagctgcagtccctgtGCAGCTCTCACAGGAGGGAAGGTGACCTGAGATCTGCCCCTTACAGCAGCAGGAACTGGTGAAagcagcccctccagggctcaaATCAGCCACCAGTTCTGTAGGGCAGAAAAGAAACTAAAACTCTCCTTTCTTAGACAGAGGCATCCCAATAACCTGATGCCAGAGTTAAAGGTAGTGGTGCAGGTTACTCACAACAAGGCgcctgcacagctctgtctcccctgaagaaaggaaatataatTCCCACAGCCCCACTGAATCCATCCCGCAGTGAGAGGACAAAATGCACGAACACCCTCACATCAACCTCAACCAGAAAAAATGCAGAGGAGGAGAAGCAACACTGAGATTTTTGCCCTTTTACTAAACTTTACTGTGCAGTCCAGGCATACTTTTAGCATTAGGCAAAGCGAATGAAGTTTCAAACAGAGCTGGTGGGTTTATGGCACTGTCCTGGGAGTAACCACCACATCTTCTCATGCTGCAGGAACTAAGGCAGTCGAGGCACAATTCATCAGCCAGACAGCACGTAGGGCAGGAGGGTGTTTGTTCCTCAGTGTGATTTGGTGAGTAAGGGAAGATTTATACCTGTATTTCTCAAGAACAGCAACAAGGCTTGCCCAAAGTTCTGCTCTGCATTCTTGGTCAAGAGACAGCTCAAACAGCTTAACAGGAGAATTCTGAGCAAATGTTTCTGTTCTTCTAAAATGTGCTGCCTGCCCTGATCCTTCCAGACTTATTTGTCTTAGCCTCCGGCATCCCCAAGCCATGACCTGTGTTTGAGGACAGTCACATGtgctctgagccctgcagctctgctcctggctgcctgtAAATGGAGAGGCTGCTGAAGcaaaggggagcagggatggtCAGATGGGATGTGTGGTGTGGGACTGCCCTCTCTGtctgctctctgctctcctctcctccaggcaGGTTTCTTCCCTGTATCACACACCATGCTTGCATCCCTTCCAGATCTATACATCGAGTATTCATGCAAGATTCATGGCTTGTGCATAATTCCTGGTGTGATTTTTGCACACATTCCTCTCCCTGTTTGGTTCTTGCCTTCCAGCCCAAAATCCTGCCAGTCCCTGGGGACTTTTCTTCTCTTGTCTTGAGGCACAAGGGATTTGCCTAAAATCTCTCATTTGAAATGAGCTTTATACATCTCTTGTTTGTCACATTAACATTGCTACTGAATTCTCTCTCACTTAAGGTTTAAGTACAGGCGTTCGAGCACATGAATTTTGCAGATGTAATTCCCTTAAGGATTCTGCCTTCAGGAATGAAAAAGTTACAGAGAGCACAGCAACGGGGAAACTGCtgggaaaaggagcagcaggcagtgctCAGCTTCCCTTCCAAACTCCAAGGGACATGTGCAGCCTCCTCCCTCTCAGGGATCCAGCAACGGGTTTtgggctgacagtgcccaaaATACACAAACCTATCGACCACTAAATCCACCTACAGAGACAAAGGGCAGAGATCTGATCACTGTCTCAAAGGAAAGTGCATGCTTGGCCAAAACTGCCTGTTCATTTGCTTCCCCTTCCAAAACAAGTCCTTAAGCATAAAGAAAACATGAGTCCTGTAATCACAGAATTAAACACAAGTGAAAAGAAGCATGCAGAATAGAAACCTGCCGAGGGGATGTTtgttttctccccctccccatcccctgctGTGAGACAGATTAGTCTCCTTTTACCACAACACTGAGCCCCCTCCTCACAGCTGCTGAACTCCCAGGAAGCTTACCTGGGATGGATgtccaccagcagcaccagggtcTGCATAGTGATCACGTCGATCCGCTTACAGTGGAACCGTGCCACCTTCAGCACTTTGAGATATGTGAAACACAGGACTacgagggagaggaggaaactGAGGGCGTGAAAGACCCCAGTGAAAATCACGAACTGTGTCCTATCCTCTGGTCTCTTGTTGTAGAGCGTGCAGGAGGCGTAGAGGTGATGGAAACCCACCCAGGAGAGAGAAGCTGCCACGATGGGGAACGACGCTGAGTGCAACCACGTGTAGCTCAGAATGAGAGCAGCGTCTCGGTACCTCATCTTGGAGTGATAACTTAGAGGGAAGACCACAGCAATCCACCTGTCAATGCTCAGAGCTGCCATGCTCAGCATGGAGTTGGTGGTGAGGAAAGTCTCCAGGAAGCCCACAACGTGGCAGACCTGATCTCCTCCCGGCTGACTTTTGTAAATGATCCCAGCCAAGGTCAGGGGCATGCTCGAGACGGCCATCAACAGATTGCAGAAGGTGAGGTTGAGGATGAACAATCCCGGGACCTGCTTGCGGATGTCGGTGCTGTACAGGAAGCACATCAGCACCAGCACGTTGGCCAGCAGGGCCACGAGCATCAGCACCACCACCacgaaagccaggagcagctcccagatGCTCATGGTGCGTCCAGTCACAGCAGGGACATCTCCGAAACTGCGCCGCGCCAGCACCGGGGGACCATGGTGTGAGGTGTCCCCACCTCgccctcctccccagcctgaTCGCTCCCCTGCATGCCCTCCGTGTTTTtggaggagctgcagttttCTCCTCCAACCTCCCCCTCCTCGCTGCTCCTTTCCACGTCAACGCTTCCCGAGACGTGCACAAAAGCACTGGGAATGCCCATCAAACTGCAAGGAGGGCTTAAAAAATATCAGCAGGACTGAACCACTGTCTCCCGTCAGTCCATTTGGAGGAGAGCACCTTATTCTGAGAAGCTGCTCTCCTGAGATCCCTAGTTATCAGCTCCAAGCTTGCGAGCAATCCACCGAGTGAATTGTGCTCTTTCTCCCTTGCTTTctgcctctctctccctctctgtctttctctcccctcccctctcctccaaCCCTCACTCCCTTCCAGGCTGAATGTAACCTGCTTTTTATGATCACAGATAAAAACCCCATTAATGGATTAAAGCATGCACACTGCTGGTGATTCGCAAACGTGATTATGTCATCCCTGCTCCACAacccctccccttctccttgCGACCGTGACTAGACTTTCCTCAAGAGAAACCCCATGCTTTCATTTAATTCATTTAGCCATTAATTTGAAAACAAGCCTTGTAACTGAATTCCTGCACTCCAGCGTGTTCCCTACATTTCAGTGCATCACTGGCAATGCTGCTACTTGCTctcagccagggcaggggctttcttttctcttgattAGCAGTGCTTAAAGAGATGGGGGGGAAAGGATATATTCTGCTACTTCTCTGGAGCTGTCATTAGGCTACGGGAATGGTTTTACTGCTCGTTGCAGTTCCTTGTCTCCAAATAGCATGTGGAGGAGGAAACTGATTGCTTCCTCTCCTTCAAAAGCAGGGAAATCCGAGCCCAGATGCCAGAGGCACATGCCCAAGATCACAGAGCAGgtgaggggctgaggcagcatcGTGCTGCAGGTACCTTTATTCACTCAGCCTTTCTCCTCTCCAAGAGTTTCTCCTTCCTCCTAATCGAAGCCTCCCTCCCTGTGAGGCTGAGCACCCTGTGAGATCAAAACTAAAAAGCAGCTTGGCAAAGGAAATAGGAATGAGCCTGACTTGCACATAATTAGGTGTCAAAATTAAGTTTGTTTTAaaggacagagcaggagctgtttTCTCATTGCTTCTCCTGTCTCTTTAAATCAGTTTTAACTGGGGAGGCTGAGAGTTTGTGAGCAATCAGGACAGCTTTCTGATCAAGGCAGCCAGGCTTTAATCCCTGCACAATAAGAAGGCAAAAGATATCCTGCAGCACAGTTATTGGGGCTTGGTAAGTGGTTCTGCACGTGCAGGAGGGCTGGATGCTCGggcagttttccctctgagcccTCCAGATCTGTGCATCTCCATGAACAGCAGCTGTTCACTGCAgctcaggagcagagctggcaccCTGCAcgctgccagagctgggcatgTTGGAGAAAAAGCCTCTTTCACTTCAGTTTtggtctgttttgttttcaatagCCAGGCTTTAAAGGGCTGATGGAGTCGTCAAAGGAGAAGCTCAGGGTGCAGAGCCCAGGTCTGTCCCTCAGCCCTGAGAGCTCCCTGCTTGCAGAACACAACTCCTCATGCTCAGGGGATGAGGAGAGAACTACAGTGTCTCTCCTTTCCAAAATCTGTGAAGTGGTGGAGtgaccatccctggaagtgttcaaaaaatgtgtggatgtggcacctgagGACGTGGCTTAGTGGTGAacgtggtggtggtggtggtgttgggttgggttggacctgatgatctCAGAGGGGTTTTCCAACCTTAGATTCTATGAAAAAAAGCCTGAAGGTGACTCCTTCTTTAAAAACAAGGGGTTGTTACACTCTTAGAAGAGGTGGACTAAGAAAATGAGGGAGAAGATGaaggttttgctgctgcttcacagAACCTCAGCAAGTTTCCTCCTTGTGTAGGAAGAAACAGCCCTGGTGAGAGGGCTCTCCTGGCATCAACAGCATGACCAAGGTGTCCTGGGGACAGTCAGGGACAGCTTAAAGCCTTAAAGCTCAGCAGGCAAAGGCAGCCTCAAGACTACCGGAAGGTGCTCTGTGAGCTGGGAGTCACCGTGaagaaaaatgtgggaaaactTGCTAGGAAGAGCAGggggggaaacatgggaaatcCTGGTGATATATATCTATATGTGTGAGGCAGGTGCTCTGTGACAGTGGTAAAGGGCAAACTCACCCCCAGCTGGCATCAAGGTGATTCCTGACTCTTCTTCCCATACTCAGCCTCCTCCTGGGCTCAAATGAGCCCTGCAAGGCCCCCAGCTGCACGAGTACTGGGGAATTCAGGTTTTCCCCCTGCCTTCAATGATGAGGCCATGGGTTTATCAGGGTGGTTCCCTGACACAGGATGCTGTTGTCCCTTCAGTGAGCTGTGGTGCCTCCAGGATTGAAAAGCTCTGCTCCTGAGTAATTCCCTGCTGTGACGGGGGTCTGGCATCAGTGACAAGCCTGGGTGAACAGTGGAGGAGGAAATTCatgcctggagaaaaaggattAGGGATGACAGTTGGGAAAAGAGGATTCTCTCTAAGCAATGGATGTGAAATAATGGAAGGTAGAGTGAGAATTCAGTTAAGTTGTGATGGAATACAGAAGGTCACATCTGGGGGAAAATCTACAATCAAGGTGAAAACCTTTGTGGATATCAGGAGGAAGATGAAGTTTTCTCTCAGTGAGTAATTTGATCTCTCGGTTTGTATTTTGTATTCTGAAGGCCCAAGTGATTTACATAACTCATTCCCCTTTTGCTAATCCCTGCAGCAGAGGGTTTGCTGAACACTTCTGGGTTTATTTATCATGTGTACCTAAGGGAGCACGGTGGCCCCGTGAAATGGCTTCATTTCATACAAATCAGGAGGAAAGAATCTGCTGGGCATCTGTCGAGGGTTAACCCCAGCTGGCGACTGAgcagtgctcagtcactgccCTTTCCCCAGGGGATGGAATCCTGGGATAGAACTGTGggatagaatcacagagtcactgGGGTTAGAACAGACTTGAAGACCACCGAGTCCAAGGAAGACAAGGAAGCTCTTTAGGCACCCGTGTGGGTTAACTTGGCTCTCTTCAGCCGGTGCTATGATGCAAACCCTTGGCAGGGTTGCTTCATGGAGACCGAAGCCACAGGTCTGTCTCTCTTTGGGGTGTCAGAAGTGACCTTTACACCTCCCCTGTCACCTTCACTGACTAAAAATTAATGTACTTCAGCCCCTATACTCTAGCCCCAGACAACAAGCGTCACCCAGTGGATTCTTGCCTGGTTCCTTCATCTCCAGCAGGTCCTGTGTGTGGTACACTGGGAATAACTGGGAGTTCCAGATGGTTTCTCATGGGCCACCACTGGGGATGTGGGGAGAAAAACCCTCCAGTGTTTCAGCCCTCGAGCTGAGAGTGCCAGGACAGCtccacagctgctccccagagccCTCCAGGTGAATTATTCATGGTTgggctgtcactgctgcttctcttcatGGAATTAAAGAAACATCAGGTCCACAGGCACATGGCTGGTGCTCCTGGCACTTCTGCCTGCTGGATGCGTTTTTAAGGACTCTTAGGGCAGCTAAGGAAATCAAACAAGCCAGGAAGAGCAGAAAGGCATGGGAAGCTTTGAGTCAGGGAGGTTTGTGGGTGGATGTGTGTGTAGGTGGATGGAAGCACTCTCTCCTTCCCTGAGCTCCTTTGGAGCCAGGTGAGAGCTTCCTTCCTGGGGACCAATTAGGGGATGAGCAAGCTCAGTGACTTGGTCCCTCTGTGTTATTCTGGCAAATGCAGGATGTTAAATGACATATTCTAGCACGGGCTGTGGTTCACAATTCGTATTTTAGAATCAGTCCCTATCAGCACTGTCAGTGATGCAGATATTGAGTCACCCCTCATCTTCGTATGGAGCTCTGTTAGAACAGCATTCTTTTAAAGGAGAGAGTGCGTGGATGTACCTGCTTCATTTGGTTTACCTCAGAGACAAAAAGGGGGGCTCAAAATAGAGTTTGGGCATTAGATTTTAATTGTGCTGCCATTCCTCGCCCCCGGAAATATTTATTAACAAAACATAATTAGCtacattttaatgcttttaaagaTGTAAGAGACTTCCAGtttggttttttgatttttttattttttgttctcaGCCTATTTTTACTCCTCGCCTCTTGCTTAATGCTAATGAATAAAAGAGTAACTAATGCGAAAATTAACATCTTTGAGGAATGTTGAAAAACtccaatcaaacaaacaaaattccatcttatttaaaaggaattaaattagTTTATCCATAATACCACAGCCTGTAGAATTATTCAGCATGTACCAACACCCTTTCTGTTTCAAACTTTTCTAGAAAGAATGATTTCCAGCCTCCAGGAACTGTTGGAACATTATTATAGAATCttagagtggtttgggttggaagggagctaaaagatcatccagttccacccctgccatggcagggacacctcccactgtcccaggtgctccatcCCCAATGTCGaagctggccttgggcactgccagggatccaggggcagccacagctgctctgagcaccctgtgccagttttcccatttccctttctctctggggtgctttttgcagcagctgaaagaggaTTGTCTTTGCAATCAGAGCTGCTTTGTGAATTAATGTGAGAGCCTGAGCTTTGCTTTGCCTTGCCTTGGGAAGTTTATTGTTGTTCAGAGGACCTGGAAAGAGCTTGAAGAGATTTAGGAACCTGTATCTCAGTGGGGAGGTGATGGAACTGGAAGGTTTTTATTCAGGAAGAGGAATTAAGCTTGGGGTGGCCTCTCACAATGTCACCTGTGATGTGCCATCACTCTGGGATTTAAACTGTCCTGGATATTTGAAatgcagaggaagaaggaagacaGTTGGTAATTTAAATACCCCAAATATTCTTGGCTGTCTGAAGACAGGTAAAGCAAACTGATTCCCAATTTTTTAGGAGGAAAGGCAGGAGTGAATTTGCTAGATGTAACATTTTATATTGGTCCTGTATGTGATATAAGTGATATAAGTGACACCTGTCACATCTACACTGCTCTAGATAGAACTTGTTCGCTTTACCCTGTACTCCTTCAAAATGTCAGAGCAGAAATCACTTTTGTCACACTTGCTCTTTTTAGATGTGTGGTATTTCAATTTCCTCTTGTTTTAAACTGGGCTGGCTCCTTCTCACTCAGCAAAGATGAAAATAGAGGCTTGAACAGAAGGCTTTCAAAATGATACGTAGATGTCAGTGCCTGCTTCTATATAAAAAGTCACACATGAGCATGCACCCTTGTAAACTTCCATTTAGCAATTAgctaagtattttatttttcataatttcctCTACTATAGCAATTTTATGTGGATATTCTTATCTATCCACTTCTTTGCATGACATGTCCATTATTAATCTTGTTATCTTGTGATTGCAATATTTGATTTTTGCATCTTGGttggtttgg
Proteins encoded in this region:
- the GPR26 gene encoding G-protein coupled receptor 26, producing MSIWELLLAFVVVVLMLVALLANVLVLMCFLYSTDIRKQVPGLFILNLTFCNLLMAVSSMPLTLAGIIYKSQPGGDQVCHVVGFLETFLTTNSMLSMAALSIDRWIAVVFPLSYHSKMRYRDAALILSYTWLHSASFPIVAASLSWVGFHHLYASCTLYNKRPEDRTQFVIFTGVFHALSFLLSLVVLCFTYLKVLKVARFHCKRIDVITMQTLVLLVDIHPSVRERCLEEQRRRRQRATKKISTFIGTFILCFAPYVITRLVELSSVVHINSHWGIISKCLAYSKAVSDPFVYSLLRHQYRKTWKDIINKILKRSSINSSALAGESHNQNLPQLNE